A genomic stretch from Enterobacter dykesii includes:
- the ppc gene encoding phosphoenolpyruvate carboxylase → MNEQYSALRSNVSMLGKVLGDTIKDALGENILDRVETIRKLSKSSRAGNEASRQELLTTLQNLSNDELLPVARAFSQFLNLANTAEQYHSISPNGEAASNPEVIARTLRKLKDQPDLNEATIKKAVESLSLELVLTAHPTEITRRTLIHKMVEVNNCLKQLDNKDIADYERNQLMRRLRQLIAQSWHTDEIRKHRPSPVDEAKWGFAVVENSLWEGVPNYLRELNEQLEENLGYRLPVDFVPVRFTSWMGGDRDGNPNVTAEITRHVLLLSRWKATDLFLKDIQVLISELSMVEATPELRALAGEEGASEPYRFLMKKLRGQLMATQAWLEARLKGQRLPKPEGLLSQNEQLWEPLYACYKSLQACGMGIIANGELLDTLRRVKCFGVPLVRIDVRQESTRHTEALGELTRYLGIGDYESWSEADKQAFLIRELNSKRPLLPRNWEPSNETREVLNTCKAIVDAPKGSVAAYVISMAKTPSDVLGVHLLLKEAGIDYALPVAPLFETLDDLNNANDVMTQLLNIDWYRGFIQGKQMVMIGYSDSAKDAGVMAASWAQYQAQDALIKTCEKAGIELTLFHGRGGSIGRGGAPAHAALLSQPPGSLKGGLRVTEQGEMIRFKYGLPEVTISSLSLYTSAILEANLLPPPEPKASWCHIMDELSDISCDLYRGYVRENKDFVPYFRSATPEQELGKLPLGSRPAKRRPTGGVESLRAIPWIFAWTQNRLMLPAWLGAGAALQKVVEDGKQSELETMCRDWPFFSTRLGMLEMVFSKADLWLAEYYDQRLVKPELWALGKELRELLEGDIKVVLDIANDSHLMADLPWIAESIQLRNIYTDPLNVLQAELLHRSRLAEEEGKEPDPRVEQALMVTIAGVAAGMRNTG, encoded by the coding sequence ATGAACGAACAATATTCCGCGTTGCGTAGTAATGTCAGTATGCTCGGCAAAGTGCTTGGAGATACCATCAAAGACGCGTTGGGGGAGAACATCCTCGACCGCGTTGAAACCATCCGCAAGCTGTCTAAATCTTCCCGTGCCGGTAACGAGGCCAGTCGTCAGGAGCTGCTCACCACCTTGCAGAACCTCTCAAACGATGAGCTGCTGCCCGTTGCACGCGCATTCAGCCAGTTCCTGAACCTGGCCAACACCGCTGAGCAATACCACAGCATTTCGCCAAATGGCGAAGCGGCCAGCAACCCGGAAGTCATTGCCCGCACCCTTCGTAAACTGAAAGACCAGCCAGACCTCAACGAAGCCACCATCAAAAAAGCGGTGGAGTCGCTTTCGCTGGAGCTGGTGCTGACCGCACACCCCACCGAAATTACCCGTCGCACCCTGATCCACAAAATGGTGGAAGTGAACAACTGTCTGAAGCAGTTGGATAACAAAGACATTGCCGACTACGAACGCAACCAGCTGATGCGCCGTCTGCGCCAGCTGATTGCCCAGTCCTGGCACACCGATGAAATTCGTAAGCATCGCCCAAGCCCGGTCGACGAAGCCAAATGGGGCTTTGCGGTGGTGGAAAACAGCCTGTGGGAAGGGGTGCCTAACTACCTTCGCGAGCTGAACGAACAGCTGGAAGAGAACCTTGGCTACCGCCTGCCGGTTGACTTTGTTCCGGTGCGCTTCACCTCCTGGATGGGCGGCGACCGCGACGGCAACCCGAACGTGACCGCAGAAATCACCCGTCACGTCCTGCTCCTGAGCCGCTGGAAAGCGACCGACCTGTTCCTGAAAGACATTCAGGTGCTGATCTCCGAACTGTCGATGGTTGAAGCGACGCCGGAACTGCGCGCGCTGGCCGGAGAAGAAGGCGCCAGCGAGCCGTACCGTTTCCTGATGAAGAAACTGCGTGGTCAGCTGATGGCCACTCAGGCCTGGCTGGAAGCGCGCCTGAAAGGCCAGCGCCTGCCAAAACCAGAAGGTCTGCTCAGCCAGAACGAACAGCTCTGGGAGCCGCTGTATGCCTGTTATAAATCACTTCAGGCGTGCGGGATGGGCATCATCGCTAACGGCGAACTGCTGGACACCCTGCGCCGCGTGAAGTGTTTCGGCGTGCCGCTGGTGCGTATCGACGTGCGTCAGGAAAGTACCCGTCATACCGAAGCGCTGGGCGAGCTGACCCGCTATCTCGGCATCGGCGACTATGAAAGCTGGTCCGAAGCCGACAAACAGGCCTTCCTGATCCGCGAGCTGAACTCGAAGCGCCCTCTGCTGCCGCGCAACTGGGAGCCAAGCAACGAAACCCGCGAAGTGCTCAACACCTGTAAAGCGATCGTGGACGCACCGAAAGGATCGGTGGCCGCCTATGTGATCTCTATGGCGAAGACGCCGTCCGACGTGCTGGGCGTTCACCTTCTGCTGAAAGAAGCGGGAATCGACTACGCCCTGCCGGTCGCCCCGCTGTTTGAGACCCTCGACGACCTGAACAACGCCAACGACGTCATGACCCAGCTGCTGAATATCGACTGGTACCGCGGCTTTATTCAGGGCAAACAGATGGTGATGATTGGCTATTCCGACTCCGCGAAAGATGCGGGCGTGATGGCGGCATCCTGGGCGCAGTATCAGGCGCAGGACGCACTGATCAAAACCTGCGAGAAAGCCGGTATTGAACTGACCTTGTTCCACGGACGCGGTGGCTCGATTGGCCGTGGCGGCGCACCTGCACACGCAGCGCTGCTGTCACAGCCGCCGGGAAGCCTGAAAGGCGGCCTGCGCGTCACCGAGCAGGGCGAGATGATCCGCTTCAAGTACGGTCTGCCGGAAGTGACCATCAGCAGCCTGTCGCTCTATACCAGCGCTATCCTGGAAGCAAACCTGCTGCCACCGCCGGAGCCGAAAGCATCCTGGTGCCATATCATGGACGAGTTGTCTGATATCTCCTGCGATCTGTACCGCGGCTACGTGCGTGAAAACAAAGATTTCGTTCCTTACTTCCGCTCGGCCACGCCTGAGCAGGAGCTGGGTAAACTGCCGCTGGGCTCACGTCCTGCGAAGCGCCGCCCAACCGGTGGCGTAGAGTCTCTGCGCGCGATCCCGTGGATCTTCGCCTGGACGCAGAACCGCCTGATGCTGCCCGCCTGGCTGGGTGCCGGTGCCGCGCTGCAAAAAGTGGTGGAAGACGGCAAACAGAGCGAACTGGAAACCATGTGCCGCGACTGGCCGTTCTTCTCTACCCGTCTGGGCATGCTGGAGATGGTCTTCTCGAAAGCCGACCTGTGGCTGGCGGAATACTACGACCAGCGTCTGGTGAAACCAGAGCTGTGGGCGCTGGGTAAAGAGCTGCGCGAACTGCTGGAAGGCGACATCAAAGTGGTGCTGGACATTGCCAACGACTCACATCTGATGGCGGACCTGCCGTGGATTGCCGAGTCTATTCAGCTGCGTAACATCTACACCGACCCGCTGAACGTCCTGCAGGCAGAACTGCTGCACCGTTCGCGTCTGGCGGAAGAAGAAGGTAAAGAGCCGGACCCACGCGTTGAACAGGCGTTGATGGTGACAATTGCGGGCGTTGCGGCGGGTATGCGTAACACCGGCTAA
- the oxyR gene encoding DNA-binding transcriptional regulator OxyR, producing the protein MNIRDLEYLVALAEHRHFRRAADSCHVSQPTLSGQIRKLEDELGVMLLERTSRKVLFTQAGLLLVDQARTVLREVKVLKEMASQQGEAMSGPLHIGLIPTVGPYLLPHIIPMLHQTFPKLEMYLHEAQTHQLLAQLDSGKLDCAILALVKESEAFIEVPLFDEPMMLAIYEDHPWANRDRVPMADLAGEKLLMLEDGHCLRDQAMGFCFEAGADEDTHFRATSLETLRNMVAAGSGITLLPALAVPRECKRDGVVYLPCIKPEPRRTIGLVYRPGSPLRSRYEQLAEAIRGSMDGHFDSALKQAV; encoded by the coding sequence ATGAATATTCGCGATCTTGAATACCTGGTAGCGTTAGCTGAGCATCGTCACTTTCGCCGCGCGGCAGACTCCTGCCACGTCAGCCAGCCCACGCTGAGCGGCCAGATCCGCAAGCTGGAAGATGAGCTGGGCGTGATGCTGCTGGAGCGCACCAGTCGTAAGGTTCTGTTCACACAGGCAGGTCTGCTGCTGGTGGATCAGGCGCGCACCGTGCTGCGCGAGGTCAAAGTGCTCAAGGAAATGGCAAGCCAGCAGGGGGAAGCGATGTCCGGCCCGCTGCATATTGGCCTGATCCCAACCGTTGGCCCGTACCTGTTGCCGCACATTATTCCGATGCTGCACCAGACGTTCCCGAAACTCGAAATGTACCTGCATGAAGCGCAAACCCATCAGCTGCTGGCGCAGCTGGACAGCGGCAAGCTCGACTGCGCTATTCTGGCGCTGGTGAAAGAGAGTGAAGCCTTTATTGAAGTGCCGCTGTTCGATGAGCCGATGATGCTGGCGATCTATGAAGATCACCCGTGGGCGAACCGCGATCGCGTACCGATGGCCGATCTGGCCGGTGAAAAGCTGCTGATGCTGGAAGATGGCCACTGCCTGCGCGACCAGGCGATGGGCTTTTGCTTTGAAGCGGGCGCGGATGAAGATACCCATTTCCGCGCAACCAGCCTGGAAACGCTGCGTAATATGGTTGCGGCGGGAAGCGGTATTACGCTGCTGCCTGCGCTGGCCGTGCCGCGCGAGTGTAAACGTGATGGCGTGGTTTATCTGCCGTGCATTAAGCCGGAGCCGCGCCGCACTATCGGCCTGGTGTATCGTCCGGGTTCACCGCTGCGCAGCCGCTATGAGCAGCTGGCAGAGGCCATCCGTGGTTCGATGGATGGCCATTTCGACAGCGCGTTAAAACAGGCGGTTTAA
- the btuB gene encoding TonB-dependent vitamin B12 receptor BtuB — translation MIKKVSLLTALSVTAFSGWAQDSADSLVVTANRFEQPEKTILAANTVVTRADIDRWQSTSVLDVMRRLPGVDTAQSGGMGQLSSLFIRGTNSSHVLILVDGIRLNQAGVTGSSDLSQFPISLVQRIEYVRGPRSAVYGSDAIGGVVNIITTRAKDGTTLNAGVGSHGYQNYGGSTQQTLGDSTRVTLAGDYTYTKGFDVVADGNNGGLAQTDRDGFMNKTLYGAVDHAFSEQWSGFVRGFGYSNRTAYDGYYSSFTPDVLVDTRQLYSQTWDAGLRFNDDIFHSQLLTSYSHSKDYNYDPNLGRYDSTATLDEIKQYNVQWINSVDVGHGNIGAGVDWQKQSTEPGTNYVTNGYELRNTGLYLTGLQQFGDFTLEGAVRSDDNSQFGRHGTWQSSAAWEFVEGYRFVASYGTAYKAPNLGQLYGFYGNDHLDPEESKQWEGAFEGLTAGVSWRVSGYRNDVDNLIDFNNNLQQYYNVGKARIKGVEATASFDTGPLTHTVGYDYVDARNAATNELLDRRAKQQVKYQLDTQIYDFDWSLTYHYLGTRYDTDFGAYPSEKVKMGGVSLWDVAVSYPVTSHLTVRGKIANLFDKDYETVYGYQTAGREYTLSGSYTF, via the coding sequence ATGATTAAAAAAGTATCGCTGTTGACGGCGTTGTCCGTCACGGCATTTTCGGGCTGGGCGCAGGATAGCGCCGACTCGTTGGTGGTGACGGCAAATCGTTTTGAACAACCTGAAAAAACTATTCTGGCTGCAAACACGGTTGTTACGCGTGCCGATATTGACCGCTGGCAATCAACCTCAGTCCTGGATGTTATGCGTCGCCTGCCCGGCGTGGATACGGCGCAAAGTGGTGGGATGGGGCAACTCTCTTCTCTCTTTATACGTGGCACCAACTCCAGCCACGTCCTGATCCTTGTTGATGGGATCCGCCTTAACCAGGCGGGTGTTACGGGGTCATCCGATCTCAGCCAGTTCCCGATCTCCCTGGTGCAGCGTATCGAATATGTTCGTGGACCGCGTTCGGCGGTATACGGCTCGGACGCGATCGGCGGAGTCGTAAACATTATTACTACTCGCGCGAAGGACGGTACCACGCTGAATGCAGGTGTAGGGTCGCATGGTTACCAGAATTATGGCGGCAGTACTCAGCAAACATTGGGCGACAGCACGCGCGTCACGCTTGCGGGTGATTACACCTATACCAAAGGGTTTGATGTGGTTGCAGACGGCAACAATGGTGGCCTTGCCCAGACCGATCGCGACGGCTTTATGAATAAAACGCTCTATGGTGCAGTGGATCACGCATTCTCGGAGCAGTGGAGCGGATTTGTTCGCGGCTTTGGCTACAGCAACCGTACTGCCTACGACGGTTACTACAGTTCATTTACCCCTGACGTACTGGTCGATACCCGCCAGCTCTATAGTCAGACCTGGGATGCAGGATTGCGCTTCAACGATGACATCTTCCATTCACAGTTGCTCACCAGCTATAGCCACAGCAAGGACTATAACTACGACCCAAATTTGGGCCGCTACGATTCGACAGCCACGCTGGATGAAATCAAACAGTACAACGTCCAGTGGATCAACTCCGTTGATGTTGGCCATGGAAACATTGGCGCGGGCGTTGACTGGCAGAAGCAGAGCACCGAGCCGGGTACAAACTACGTGACCAACGGCTACGAACTGCGTAACACCGGCCTTTACCTGACCGGGTTGCAGCAGTTTGGTGACTTCACTCTGGAAGGAGCGGTTCGCAGCGATGACAACTCTCAGTTCGGTCGCCATGGCACCTGGCAAAGTAGTGCGGCCTGGGAGTTCGTGGAGGGTTACCGCTTCGTTGCTTCGTATGGTACGGCCTATAAAGCACCGAATCTGGGACAACTCTATGGTTTCTATGGCAATGACCATCTTGATCCAGAAGAGAGCAAGCAGTGGGAAGGTGCGTTTGAAGGCCTGACGGCGGGCGTGAGCTGGCGCGTTTCTGGCTACCGTAATGACGTTGATAATCTCATCGACTTCAATAATAACCTTCAGCAATATTACAACGTCGGTAAAGCGCGCATTAAAGGTGTGGAAGCGACAGCATCGTTTGATACGGGTCCGTTGACGCATACTGTAGGCTACGACTATGTGGATGCCCGCAATGCCGCAACCAACGAACTTCTGGACCGTCGTGCTAAGCAGCAGGTGAAATATCAGCTCGACACGCAGATCTATGATTTCGACTGGAGCCTGACTTATCACTATCTCGGTACGCGTTATGACACTGACTTTGGTGCTTATCCGTCTGAGAAAGTAAAAATGGGCGGTGTCAGCCTGTGGGATGTCGCAGTTTCGTATCCTGTCACCTCACATCTCACAGTTCGTGGTAAAATAGCCAACCTGTTCGATAAAGATTACGAGACAGTTTATGGCTACCAAACTGCAGGACGGGAATACACCTTGTCTGGCAGCTACACCTTCTAA
- the fabR gene encoding HTH-type transcriptional repressor FabR, giving the protein MMGVRAQQKEKTRRSLVEAAFSQLSAERSFASLSLREVAREAGIAPTSFYRHFRDVDELGLTMVDESGLMLRQLMRQARQRIAKGGSVIRTSVSTFMEFIGNNPNAFRLLLRERSGTSAAFRAAVAREIQHFIAELADYLELENHMPRAFTEAQAEAMVTIVFSAGAEALDVSIEQRKQLEERLVLQLRMISKGAYYWYRREQEKLAHQTEE; this is encoded by the coding sequence GTGATGGGCGTAAGAGCACAACAAAAAGAGAAAACCCGGCGTTCGCTGGTGGAAGCCGCATTCAGTCAACTGAGTGCTGAGCGGAGTTTTGCCAGTTTGAGCCTGCGCGAAGTCGCACGCGAGGCCGGGATTGCGCCAACGTCCTTCTATCGTCACTTCCGTGATGTGGATGAACTGGGCCTGACCATGGTCGACGAGAGCGGCCTGATGCTGCGCCAGCTGATGCGGCAGGCGCGTCAGCGTATCGCCAAAGGGGGCAGCGTGATCCGCACCTCCGTATCGACTTTTATGGAATTTATTGGCAATAACCCCAACGCGTTTCGTCTGCTTCTGCGCGAGCGTTCGGGCACATCGGCGGCGTTTCGTGCCGCCGTCGCGCGTGAAATTCAGCACTTCATCGCGGAACTTGCCGACTATCTTGAACTCGAAAACCATATGCCGCGGGCGTTTACTGAAGCACAGGCCGAGGCGATGGTGACGATTGTTTTCAGCGCGGGTGCCGAAGCGCTGGACGTCAGCATTGAACAACGCAAGCAGCTCGAAGAGCGACTGGTATTGCAGCTCAGGATGATCTCCAAAGGCGCGTACTACTGGTATCGCCGTGAACAAGAGAAACTGGCACATCAAACCGAAGAGTGA
- the sthA gene encoding Si-specific NAD(P)(+) transhydrogenase produces MPHSYDYDAIVIGSGPGGEGAAMGLVKQGARVAVIERYHNVGGGCTHWGTIPSKALRHAVSRIIEFNQNPLYSDHSRLLRSSFADILNHADTVINQQTRMRQGFYERNHCEILQGNAHFVDEHTLALECHDGSVETITAEKFVIACGSRPYHPADVDFSHPRVYDSDSILSLHHEPRHVIIYGAGVIGCEYASIFRGMDVKVDLINTRDRLLAFLDQEMSDSLSYHFWNSGVVIRHNEEYEKIEGCDDGVIMHLKSGKKLKADCLLYANGRTGNTDSLKLENIGLETDSRGQLKVNSMYQTALPHVYAVGDVIGYPSLASAAYDQGRIAAQALVKGEATAHLIEDIPTGIYTIPEISSVGKTEQQLTSMKVPYEVGRAQFKHLARAQIVGMSVGTLKILFHRETKEILGIHCFGERAAEIIHIGQAIMEQKGGGNTIEYFVNTTFNYPTMAEAYRVAALNGLNRLF; encoded by the coding sequence ATGCCACATTCCTACGATTACGACGCAATAGTTATTGGTTCCGGCCCCGGCGGCGAAGGTGCAGCTATGGGTCTGGTGAAACAGGGAGCCAGAGTAGCTGTCATCGAGCGCTACCATAATGTCGGCGGCGGTTGCACCCACTGGGGCACCATCCCTTCGAAAGCCCTCCGCCACGCCGTTAGCCGCATTATCGAATTTAACCAGAATCCTCTTTACAGCGACCACTCCCGACTTCTTCGTTCATCCTTTGCTGACATCCTGAATCACGCGGATACCGTTATTAACCAGCAGACACGCATGCGTCAGGGATTTTATGAGCGTAACCACTGTGAAATTTTGCAGGGCAACGCGCATTTTGTGGATGAACACACCCTGGCACTCGAATGCCATGACGGTTCGGTTGAAACCATCACGGCTGAAAAATTTGTGATCGCCTGCGGCTCACGCCCTTACCATCCGGCCGACGTAGACTTTTCACACCCGCGCGTCTACGACAGCGACTCGATTCTGAGCCTGCACCATGAACCCCGCCACGTCATTATCTATGGCGCAGGGGTCATTGGCTGCGAATATGCGTCGATCTTCCGCGGAATGGACGTCAAAGTTGACCTGATCAACACCCGCGACCGCCTGCTGGCATTCCTCGATCAGGAGATGTCGGACTCCCTCTCCTACCACTTCTGGAACAGCGGCGTGGTGATTCGCCACAACGAAGAGTACGAGAAAATTGAAGGCTGTGACGACGGGGTGATCATGCACCTGAAGTCCGGTAAGAAGCTGAAAGCCGACTGCCTGCTGTACGCCAACGGCCGTACCGGCAACACAGATTCACTGAAGCTGGAAAATATCGGGCTTGAGACCGACAGCCGCGGTCAGCTGAAGGTCAACAGCATGTATCAGACCGCCCTGCCGCACGTTTACGCGGTCGGCGACGTGATTGGCTACCCAAGCCTGGCCTCAGCCGCTTACGACCAGGGACGCATTGCCGCACAGGCGCTGGTAAAAGGCGAAGCGACGGCGCACCTGATCGAAGATATTCCGACGGGCATCTATACCATCCCGGAAATCAGTTCTGTCGGGAAAACCGAGCAGCAGCTGACGTCAATGAAGGTGCCTTACGAGGTGGGACGCGCGCAGTTTAAACATCTGGCGCGGGCGCAAATCGTGGGGATGAGCGTGGGAACGCTGAAGATCCTGTTCCATCGCGAGACCAAAGAGATCCTCGGCATTCACTGCTTTGGTGAACGCGCCGCGGAAATCATTCATATCGGCCAGGCGATAATGGAGCAGAAAGGCGGCGGTAACACCATTGAGTACTTCGTTAACACCACCTTTAACTACCCGACCATGGCGGAAGCCTATCGGGTAGCTGCGCTGAACGGCTTAAACCGCCTGTTTTAA
- a CDS encoding helix-turn-helix transcriptional regulator: protein MHHDIAHILTDLINGTKPLRQVHFANPAISAPELALQVDFPRLEIAIEGSMKDLAGCVLQRGDVLYVPAGGWNNPQWQVPATTMSILFGKQQLGFSLLHWDGVDVRNLAKQHVARRGPRIGSLLLQTLHEMQMQPHEQQTARLIIASLLSHCVDLLGSQIQTASRSQALFEAIRVYIDEHYATPLTRESVAQAFYISPNYLSHLFQKTGAVGFNEYLTHTRLEHARQLLKGYDLKVKEVAHACGFVDSNYFCRLFRKNTERSPSEYRRQYHSQLTGKAVSPE from the coding sequence ATGCACCACGACATTGCCCACATCCTGACTGACCTGATCAACGGCACAAAGCCGCTGCGTCAGGTGCATTTTGCAAACCCAGCGATCTCCGCCCCCGAACTTGCCCTGCAGGTCGATTTTCCGCGTCTGGAGATCGCGATCGAAGGTTCGATGAAAGACCTGGCTGGCTGCGTTTTACAGCGGGGTGATGTTTTATACGTCCCGGCTGGCGGCTGGAATAATCCACAATGGCAAGTCCCCGCAACAACGATGAGCATCCTGTTTGGCAAACAGCAGCTTGGGTTTAGCCTTCTACACTGGGATGGAGTAGACGTTCGTAACCTGGCGAAGCAGCACGTTGCCCGCCGCGGTCCGCGCATTGGATCGCTTCTCTTGCAGACGCTCCATGAAATGCAGATGCAACCGCACGAGCAGCAAACCGCACGGCTGATTATCGCCAGCCTGCTTAGCCACTGCGTCGACCTGCTGGGGAGTCAGATCCAAACCGCCTCCCGCAGCCAGGCTCTTTTTGAAGCGATTCGGGTCTATATTGACGAACACTACGCCACTCCGCTTACCCGGGAATCCGTCGCGCAGGCGTTTTATATCTCCCCAAACTACCTGTCGCATCTGTTTCAGAAAACGGGCGCTGTGGGTTTCAATGAATACCTGACGCATACCCGGCTGGAACACGCGCGCCAGCTGTTGAAAGGGTATGATTTAAAAGTGAAAGAGGTGGCCCATGCCTGCGGATTTGTCGACAGCAACTATTTCTGCCGGTTATTTCGCAAGAACACGGAGCGTTCGCCGTCAGAATACCGTCGCCAGTATCATAGCCAGCTCACCGGGAAAGCCGTCAGTCCAGAATGA
- a CDS encoding YijD family membrane protein, translating to MKQSGQDKGTLLLALIAGLSINGTFAAIFSSIVPFSIFPLIALVLTVYCLHQRYLNRTMPVGLPGLAAACFILGVLLYSTVVRAEYPDIGSNFFPAVLSVALVFWIGSRMRSRKSQLPE from the coding sequence ATGAAACAGTCAGGTCAGGATAAAGGGACGCTGTTGCTGGCATTGATCGCTGGCTTATCCATTAATGGTACGTTTGCCGCTATTTTTAGCTCAATCGTTCCATTTTCGATTTTCCCGCTTATTGCGCTGGTGCTGACGGTTTACTGCCTGCATCAACGGTACCTGAATCGCACCATGCCGGTGGGGTTACCGGGGCTGGCCGCTGCCTGCTTTATTCTGGGCGTATTGCTGTATAGCACCGTAGTTCGCGCGGAATATCCGGATATCGGCTCTAACTTCTTCCCTGCGGTACTGTCTGTGGCGCTGGTGTTCTGGATTGGCTCGCGCATGCGTAGCCGTAAAAGCCAGTTACCAGAGTAA
- the murI gene encoding glutamate racemase — MATKLQDGNTPCLAATPSNPRPTVLVFDSGVGGLSVYDEIRHLLPDLHYIYAFDNVAFPYGEKSEDFIVERVVEIVTAVQKRYPLALAVIACNTASTVSLPALREKFPFPVVGVVPAIKPAARLTANGIVGLLATRGTVKRPYTRELIDRFANECQIAMLGSAELVEMAEAKLHGKAVSLDELRRILRPWLRMPEPPDTVVLGCTHFPLLQEELLEVFPEGTRLVDSGAAIARRTAWLLEHEAPDAKSIDANIAFCMAITKETEQLLPVLRRYSFETLEKLAL, encoded by the coding sequence ATGGCTACCAAACTGCAGGACGGGAATACACCTTGTCTGGCAGCTACACCTTCTAACCCGCGTCCCACCGTGCTGGTGTTTGATTCCGGCGTCGGTGGGCTTTCGGTCTATGATGAGATTCGGCATCTTCTGCCGGATCTCCATTACATCTACGCCTTCGATAACGTCGCTTTCCCGTATGGGGAAAAGAGCGAAGATTTTATTGTTGAGCGTGTGGTTGAAATCGTCACCGCGGTACAAAAGCGCTATCCCCTTGCGCTGGCCGTCATCGCCTGTAATACGGCGAGCACGGTTTCTCTTCCCGCCCTGCGTGAAAAATTCCCGTTCCCGGTTGTGGGCGTCGTTCCTGCAATAAAGCCAGCCGCGCGCCTGACGGCGAACGGCATTGTGGGTTTGCTGGCAACGCGAGGCACGGTAAAGCGTCCTTATACCCGCGAACTGATCGACCGTTTTGCCAACGAATGCCAGATTGCGATGCTTGGTTCGGCTGAACTGGTGGAGATGGCTGAAGCGAAGCTGCATGGAAAGGCGGTATCACTCGACGAGCTGCGTCGTATTCTTCGTCCGTGGCTGCGCATGCCTGAACCCCCGGATACCGTTGTGCTGGGGTGCACCCACTTCCCGCTATTACAGGAAGAGCTATTAGAGGTGTTCCCGGAGGGAACGCGCCTGGTGGATTCCGGTGCGGCTATCGCCCGTCGTACGGCCTGGTTGCTGGAGCATGAAGCGCCGGATGCGAAATCTATCGATGCGAATATTGCGTTTTGTATGGCCATCACGAAAGAGACTGAGCAACTTTTACCCGTTTTACGCCGTTATAGCTTTGAAACGCTCGAAAAACTGGCGCTGTAG
- the trmA gene encoding tRNA (uridine(54)-C5)-methyltransferase TrmA, protein MTPEHLPTEQYDAQLAEKVVRLQSMMTPFNAPVPEVFRSPVSHYRMRAEFRIWHDGDDLYHIIFDQQTKSRIRVDSFPAASELINQLMTLIMDGVRNNPVLRNKLFQIDYLTTQSNQAIVSLLYHKALNDEWREQAEALRDALRAQNINVHLIGRATKTKIMLDQDYIDERLPVAGKEMVYRQVENSFTQPNAAMNVQMLEWALKATEGATGDLLELYCGNGNFSLALARNFDRVLATEIAKPSVAAAQYNIAANHIDNVQIIRMAAEEFTQAMNGVRQFNRLEGIDLKSYQCETIFVDPPRSGLDSETEKMVQAYPRILYISCNPETLCKNLETLGQTHKVERLALFDQFPYTHHMECGVLLTAR, encoded by the coding sequence ATGACCCCAGAACACCTCCCGACAGAACAGTACGACGCGCAACTGGCAGAGAAAGTCGTCCGCCTGCAAAGTATGATGACGCCTTTCAACGCGCCCGTTCCCGAGGTGTTCCGCTCTCCTGTCAGCCACTACCGCATGCGCGCCGAGTTCCGCATCTGGCACGACGGTGACGACCTGTACCACATCATTTTCGATCAGCAGACGAAATCCCGTATTCGCGTCGACAGTTTTCCGGCGGCGAGCGAGCTCATTAACCAGTTGATGACGCTGATAATGGACGGCGTGCGCAACAATCCGGTACTGCGTAACAAGCTGTTCCAGATTGACTACCTGACCACGCAAAGCAATCAGGCGATTGTCTCTCTGCTGTACCACAAAGCGCTTAACGACGAGTGGCGCGAGCAGGCAGAAGCGCTGCGCGATGCGCTGCGCGCGCAGAACATCAACGTTCACCTGATTGGCCGCGCGACAAAAACCAAAATCATGCTGGATCAGGACTACATCGACGAACGCCTGCCGGTGGCAGGTAAAGAGATGGTGTATCGTCAGGTCGAGAACAGCTTCACCCAGCCGAATGCCGCTATGAACGTGCAGATGCTGGAGTGGGCGCTGAAGGCGACGGAAGGGGCAACGGGCGATCTGCTTGAGCTCTACTGCGGTAACGGCAACTTCTCGCTGGCGCTGGCGCGTAACTTCGATCGCGTTCTGGCGACGGAAATCGCCAAGCCGTCGGTGGCTGCCGCGCAGTACAACATCGCCGCTAACCATATCGACAACGTGCAGATTATTCGTATGGCCGCAGAAGAGTTCACCCAGGCCATGAACGGCGTACGCCAGTTTAACCGCCTGGAAGGGATCGATCTCAAGAGCTACCAATGTGAGACAATTTTTGTCGACCCGCCGCGCAGTGGCCTGGACAGCGAAACCGAGAAGATGGTGCAGGCGTACCCGCGTATTTTGTACATCTCCTGTAACCCGGAGACGCTGTGCAAGAACCTCGAAACATTAGGCCAGACGCACAAGGTTGAACGTCTGGCGCTGTTCGATCAGTTCCCGTATACGCACCATATGGAGTGCGGCGTTTTACTTACCGCACGGTGA